The genomic interval CAAACATTATCTTGTAAATGGTGTAGAGAATTTATCTTTTACGTCAGCTtgtaaataaaagaattaagaaaaattgaaagtttacACACTACATTGAtgtatatcaaaatattttattctaatatctatatacaattatCTCCAAAGGATTTGtcaaaattataagtatatcattacttatcttcaaattcaaaattttatttgattgttaATAGATttgtctcgtttggttacgtaattcagatgagataagatgagatattttattaaaaattaaaatatattgttataacataattttttattatattttatataaaaattaaaaaaaattataataattatatgaaataaaattagttcGGTCTAACCAAAACAACCTTACGATCTGCCCACAATCATAAAATACACATATACCGAGCTCATTTTTGAGAGCCCATCCCTTTAATTGGCATCCGATAACATGTGAAATGACGCACATCAATCATCATCCCTATGGGAGAAAAGTGATTAgcagaataataaaatagtctTTATACCCACAAATCCCCAATTCCCAATCGCTTCTGAAAATGAGTTATTATGGTAGGCCATGGAGGTCTCAATATTCTATGCAGAGTCGGTGGAATGGGTACATACAATTATGAAAATCGAGAGAAGGTGTAACAGTCCGACACGTGAAAGGATCTGTACAGAGCTATGGGCCATGGGCTtaccttttttatttcttacgTGCCTCCTCCTGGTGGACCTTCGAGCAACTTAAATACTCTTTTACGAGAATCCAGGGATGAAGAAGAGAGCTGATTGATAAGTTGAACGTAATTACgtgatgaaaaatattcataatgcATGGTCATTATTAGGCCCATTTAATGTTGATCATAACTTGCATCATGATATTTTAGAACTGTACATCTATTAGAAACAACGACTAATTTTCCGCTTTGCTTGTTTGTAACAGTACTTCATTCCCAAATGCTAAGGATGTCACGTATTTTCATAAACTATTAATTTATGGATGGCTGAATTTAAGATTTGTACATTACATTGTTTCTCGAGTGAGCAACATTTTTTATCCGAAATTCTTGTATACATCTTTATTGATCAATATGAGATTTATACTTTCTCGATCGATCCATTTTATCTGAATATAAAGATAACTTCTCCATCAATACACAAAAATTCAATACATAAAGaactaattatatatcatataattatttgaaatattcaaaataatattttatttatttcatagatTAATTCTAACAAAACTTTAATTCCTTACATAGGGAGAGTAGTTGCAAAAGAAGCAGATCGAAGCCATTTTTTTCCCATAGGACAATGTTTGCACTGACATGAAAAGCATAAGCTGTCTCAGATCGACGTTTTTCAGCTCCACAGTTGCCGATTCTAGTCAATGATTAGGCACAGGTCACTTGAGCTTGAAGAAGCTATCTCACTCTCTGACGGAGAAGGATTGAAAGGCAAGGGCTTTTGCATGTAAAGTAAACGCCATTCTTCAATGCTTGCCATTTGACAGGGATCTAAACAGGGAAATGCTCCATGTTCTTGAAGTTTCAGAATATTTTCAGCTTTGCCAAGAATGTCAACTGCATGTCTCACGCTGTCTTCCCTGTCCTCGATAGCGCTGCTCAAACACTTCATGGATATAAAACGTTGCATGTTAGTGAGGCAAGCACCCAGTATATCAGAGATCATGACAGCTACTGTTTCAAATAGTTTCTCACCCTTCTGGGCATTTTCTCTTTGTCTCTTTAGCAGCATACTTTGAGTTATCCTATACATGGAATTGGCAGCCAATATCTTGATTGGCCATTTCGAAGGACCGTGCTTCAAACATTGCGGCGTGTGATTCTTGTGGAACTCCAAAAGCTTGTTCTTTGCAGTATCTGAAAGTTTTTGAAGTGTTTCCTGTTGGGTTTTTCCTTGAAGGGACAGTTTATGGAGATCAACATCCAGCCACTTGCGGTAAAGTTCCACTCGTAACCACACCCCCTCTGCTGCCCTCCTGATGTTGAGCAATTCTTCTCTTGTGTCCAGGTTGTTTTCTAAGAGTCTTATATACGTCAGACCTTCGTTCACACCACATAGTAATTCTTGAATTGATGTAGGACTGATGTTTGGAAGTGTTACTGCAATACATGTTAGTGTCACCACAGGAAGAGCCCAACAGTTTGGCGGTTCTTCAGATTCTAAAGAAGGAACTTGGTTACTGTCAAACTCCACCACTCCCTTGAATCCATGTGTAGATCTCTTCAATAGTGTTATGAGGTAATTAGGTCGTCTCTTTTGCCCCATCCGAAACCAATAATCAGTAGGGTCCCAATTgcatttcttcatcttctcaaCCAATGCATCCTCCCCTTCGAGATCCAAAACAAAACGGCTAAGATCCAGCTTTGAGCAAGGCCGTGAATCTGAAACTGATTCGGTGTCTGAAACACTGTTGAATATAAACTTCTTCTTCAAACCTCGGCAGCAGTCGTAGAAGTACAAGATCCGGCTTACAAATAAAGTGGAAATGAGGCGAATCCCCTTGCTCATTAAGACAAGTCCAATCTGCACTCCAATACACAAGTTTAAGAAATGATCTTTGGCATCATGAGCAAGTTTCCTGCAGTGCTTGTTACGAACACGTATGAAAGTTAATGGGCTCTCTTTCATCTCTACTAGGCTCTGGATCCAGTAGTTCTCTACTTTAAACCCTTTTCTGCCAGTTTGATTTCCTCTGTTAGGGCAAGAGAAATTGATGGCGATGAACCATCTACATGCTGGGCCAATAGTACCGACTCCTGCCGCAACTGTCTGAGTAGCAAGAACTACAGTTGTGGACCACTTATAATCAGACTCTCCGCTGCAAAATTTAAATGACCATGGCATAAACTGGGATCTAACCATTGCTTGTGCTAAAGTTGCGAGGCTCAGAAGACAAAATGCTCCAGAAGCTGTGCATGTCACTGAACGCCCCACCACAAATTGGGGGTTGCCCGTATGAGCCATCATCCAATACTTCATGAGATcttctctaagtttgtcaacaACCGGTTTCCCGGTTTGATTCAAGCCTTCTTTGAGAGCTAGTTGGTGCTTTTCAGTGTACTTGAGCTCCAGATACTGCTTAGTGTTTGGAACAGTCAAGGCAGAAAAACTCAAGAGAAGAAGCAGAACAAGCATGATAAACAGGATTAAAGCTTGTTCTTTCCAGAAAACATAGATTACTCCGGTGGCTAGTTGGATGCAAATATTCACAATAACAGTGATAACAAGTATTCCTAATGCCAGAATGTTGGTGAACATTTCCTTGTTTTCCATGGTGCCAAGGGAAGGCATTGAATTACTCATTACCGTACAGATGAAGACAGTGTTGCCGAGTTTTGCAAGCTGATCCTTCCGGCTGGGCATCGATGCATTTAAATCCACCGAGAGTTTGATTGCCACAGCTAACAAGGTGAGGGAAGTAGCGTTGAGAGAGGAGAACTTGCAGGGGAACCAGAACTTCCGATGGCGGATCCCCTGGATGACATCCGCGGCCATGGTGATGAGGAAGACCAGGGACGCTGCTGCAACGTAGAGGCCCATCCATGGCATTGGCTGGCTGAACTTTGTATCATCCAGGTTCCCATCAATGTTGCATCCGAGCTTCCccatcttgtttttcttcttcttcttcttcttccgttTCCCTGTTGGGTGAGAGGTGGCCGGTTTGAAAAGCCTGCGTGTGCTTATTTAATTATCTGGTGCATGCCAGACCGATCTTGAAATATACTATCTTTCTTATTCGACTTTTGCTCCATGCATAGATTAATATCGTTGAATACGCGTTCTTGTTGTTGTTTTATGGATCAAGAATTGAAGTTGACGAGAAGATTCCGTTGGCAGGAGGCGTCTCCACCTATAATTAGTTAGATGGTGGATGATGATCAGTGCAAACCTAACCTAAAtgtgatttatttaattatgattgcTAACGTACTTATAATGCTTGGCTTTAATCGATTTGTTTTGTACGTTGATGGGTATCtgaatatcaatatatattcaATGCAATAGATTATAATATCATGTACGTACACATCATCGATCGTATACCAAGAGAGACTAATACTGTAGCTTAACTACTAGCTTTAACTTGTTCTTCTACCAATTTTCTGCGATCGATCGAGTTTGTATGATCAGAATTTCtctgcatatatacatataatatctctttatttatttgagttTAGACTTGAACAAAAGTTTGAAGTTCCACTATATATATCGAAGGAATGAATATTTACAGAATTCtgatttgaataaatatttgaacTTTCAAAATACTGAAACAATGAATTATCTGTATATTTTTAACTTGggcatgatcatatatatatgaattattgttggaaaagtttaaaaataaaatatcttgcaAGAGTGTATCTTCCGGCCTATCGATCGGTTtgtaaataaaatcattaaaaagaaaaaattttatttcgTAAGCCGGTGTGGAGGACAGCCTTTGCAGCACGGGCtcgtttaaattcaaaatttatctcaattcatcttatattatcattttaatttttttaaattcttatataaaatttaataaaaaattcatcttttttaaatcttaaaataatttttttaaacttttacataaaatataataaataatttaatttttattctactatttacaaaccatctcaattcatttcaactcatctttaaattcaaatcaCTCTGTAGTATGATATTATAGCctgtaaaaaaaagtttacgAATCAAAtctcttacaaataaaatattttcgtaTAAATAGTGTGGATAGTGTTTCTTTCGCAACGACTTgtgaataaaatagttaaaaaatgatagttttaCGTCGATGTATAAcagtatcaaaatattttatcttaatgataaaaaagagagtaatgttacgtataattatgaaatgtgCAGTGCCGTacagttgctttgaaaaagaataaagtttactattaaaaaattaatttcttttcatataaatctcatatttattatttcttttaaaataactacacaGTATTTATATActcatgactgtaaatatcatttctttaaaaaaatattattttaatatctaaataacAACCATCTCCAAAACGAAATTCAAAGCTTTATTTGATAGTTAATGGACTTACATTCCGTCCACAATCATAAAATACACATATACCAAGCCCATTTCTGAGAGCCCAGCCCACATCAGATAACATGTGAAATGACGAGGTTGCCACGCATCATCCAACGGGAGAAAGAAGGTGATTAtcagaataataaataagtatttatACCGATTCACAAATCTCCAATTCCCAATTCACTCCGAACAGTCCCAAAGATTTTGCGTACAAATCATCTGAAGAAATTGAGTTGTTATGGGAGGCCATGGAGGTCTCAATATTCTACCGCAGAAGCGGTGGAATGTGTACAATTATGAAAACCGAGAGAAAGTTCGCCAGGACGAGGAAGCCGCGGCCAAAGAGGAGCAGCTGAAGCGCGAGCAATCTAGGAGGCGCGATTCCGAGTTTCGCCTCGAGCGCCTCCGCGCTGCCCGCAACTTGGATCCGGTGACCCGATCTGCAGAGCCCGATGAACTGGAGCCTAAGACTGGCCATATTAACCTCTTCGAGGGGATTAAGATCTTCGACCCTATTAAGGGTTTAGAGAACGAGGGAGGTAATGAAGAAGATGGGTTtaagaagaagcagaagaagatgaagagag from Juglans regia cultivar Chandler chromosome 2, Walnut 2.0, whole genome shotgun sequence carries:
- the LOC109010409 gene encoding uncharacterized protein LOC109010409, whose amino-acid sequence is MGKLGCNIDGNLDDTKFSQPMPWMGLYVAAASLVFLITMAADVIQGIRHRKFWFPCKFSSLNATSLTLLAVAIKLSVDLNASMPSRKDQLAKLGNTVFICTVMSNSMPSLGTMENKEMFTNILALGILVITVIVNICIQLATGVIYVFWKEQALILFIMLVLLLLLSFSALTVPNTKQYLELKYTEKHQLALKEGLNQTGKPVVDKLREDLMKYWMMAHTGNPQFVVGRSVTCTASGAFCLLSLATLAQAMVRSQFMPWSFKFCSGESDYKWSTTVVLATQTVAAGVGTIGPACRWFIAINFSCPNRGNQTGRKGFKVENYWIQSLVEMKESPLTFIRVRNKHCRKLAHDAKDHFLNLCIGVQIGLVLMSKGIRLISTLFVSRILYFYDCCRGLKKKFIFNSVSDTESVSDSRPCSKLDLSRFVLDLEGEDALVEKMKKCNWDPTDYWFRMGQKRRPNYLITLLKRSTHGFKGVVEFDSNQVPSLESEEPPNCWALPVVTLTCIAVTLPNISPTSIQELLCGVNEGLTYIRLLENNLDTREELLNIRRAAEGVWLRVELYRKWLDVDLHKLSLQGKTQQETLQKLSDTAKNKLLEFHKNHTPQCLKHGPSKWPIKILAANSMYRITQSMLLKRQRENAQKGEKLFETVAVMISDILGACLTNMQRFISMKCLSSAIEDREDSVRHAVDILGKAENILKLQEHGAFPCLDPCQMASIEEWRLLYMQKPLPFNPSPSESEIASSSSSDLCLIID
- the LOC109011615 gene encoding leukocyte receptor cluster member 1, with amino-acid sequence MGGHGGLNILPQKRWNVYNYENREKVRQDEEAAAKEEQLKREQSRRRDSEFRLERLRAARNLDPVTRSAEPDELEPKTGHINLFEGIKIFDPIKGLENEGGNEEDGFKKKQKKMKREEAAPKVVGPEDEKYRLGYGLAGKGVKLPWYLERRSSNENGESGRDNGSARGVEEEGKKSGKKTLEELRKERLKREKREKERERALVLEKNRRDGAGSKDRGFSRRG